The Cydia strobilella chromosome 5, ilCydStro3.1, whole genome shotgun sequence region ttccaCCAAAAACCTCACTTTTGTAAAAAgcgacatttcttcaaccacaCACGTCCCTTTtcacactgacagatcagtatcatatcatatagtatatcggaaacagatcgaataactaaaactggTCTGATAGTAAATAATtggtattaaggggcccactgattactagtccgccggacgttatcggcctgtcagtttttcggaactgtcaaatttttgttctaactgaaaggctgatatcgtccggcggacgatAATCGATaatcagtgagcccctttaGGTATCGATACAGTAGTTCCGATCAAATTCAtcacttaaaaacaaaaaaaaattatagataaatattagttttattttatttacatgtagATGCTTTAATCACTTAATTtaacacatatatatattaagtatataaaataacttttttttaacagtgATTTTGAGTAGACTGCAAATACACGAATGATTCACTCTGGGAAGTTATTCGTTAAGTTCCTATCTTTAAAAACATAGATCGGTAGGTATCCAATGTGTCATGTGCTTAATAATTACCGTGAATATTTTGCGGATTAGGCAATTCTAAACGTgacaccacagaataagtaatagtattatcatacagaacggccacgcaccgccccgcctcgactcgaattacctcgccccgcgacagcaagtgatttttgatgtatagcgtgtccgccctgtgacactAACACGATTAAGAGAAATAACATTATGTATGTCCAAAAACCTCGTATGTAGTACAGGCAAATCTATTGAACGAGAACCGGCTAGCAGTCGGGCTGGGCACAGCATGGCGTAGCGTGAATCATCCTTTATGcatttatcatttccatatatcaAGCACCAACAAGCTTGCACCGGCCGTCAGCTGTACGTCTGTAATTAGTCTGGCATGCTCCTGAGAAATTCGCTCTTTCGTCTTTTTTAGTTGTGGTTTCAGATGCTGCCGTTATTGTTTCTTCGTGTTTATCCTCCTTTGTTTCGTGTTCTTTTGTCGCCGTGGTTGAAGAAGATGAAGTTATTTCCGATACCTTCGTGTCTTTTGTCTTTTCATCTATCTTGTGTTCTCCTTCCTTAGCCGGGTCGGGCCGAGTAGACGGAGAAGTCACCGTTTGCTCTGTGTTGTTCTTGTCGGCGTTACCACTTTCAGGTCTCCAGATATTATGTACATCTTTATGGACTACTTCTGCTGTTTCTTTAACCTTTCCAAAAAAATCTTTGACCAGTCCACCTTCCACTGAATAGAGTATTGTTGATATAAAACAACATACAAGGACTATAGGTAGCTTCATTATAGAAAGCAACTCGTTGTAACTTcttgtaaattataaactgaactgTAACAGCTCCAATGAGCACTCGCTTAAATAGATAACGACTTGACCTCTTGTACTTATCAGTTATGTACTCGCATGATATCCTCATGTTGATATTGATTTAGACAACTTCAATATTCTTTGCTTATTATACTGCTTTTGTTATTTTCGTCTGGATCTTAAATCTTGAAACAGGgtctataaatacaaaaaaggatattatatattgaataaTTTGTAAAGTACTAAGTTTTAACTTTAGCGTGAATTGACGGAGGATTgtagacggactgcaacccgactgcaacttaatatgggaactgcacgccgacgttaCAGTCGGCGTGCAGTCGGCGTGCATATCTCATACAAATTGccgtcgggttgcagtccgtctgtatcagCCCTAACGTGTTTGAAACAAATATTAGAAGCCTGTCTGTTTCTAGAAAAGTGACATACACTGCAGTTGACTTTTAAATTGTGAGTTTTGTGGCAAGTTTTAATGTCAAAATGAACTGTGAAATTTTACCATTCTTTGGGATAAGTTATCATGTAATGGCTTACAAAGTCAACAACAGAGATTTCTAAGATAGATAGATTAGAGAGAGACATGCAAATGCCATATATACAATTTGCCAGGTATTTTTTCACTGGCTAgaatatttgtttatattagTGAAATTGACATacttttatatatacctatatgtgtatattttatgtGTCAAATAGCCTGgtatctttttgtttttttattttttgtaatccgttttaagttaagattatagtaggttattttttgtttcgttttgcCAATTAAACATGCAATAGTAATGTTTATTCCATTGCTTATACATTCATTTGAATTCTCTAGTTTTAAATCCTTGGTTTTACGGTTTTATACCGGTTTCCCCTAGAAAGAATTGTAGGAATTGAATTCTCAAGAATGGcaacaataaatacctatgaCCTAATACTTTTATTTGAGTCCCGAaaccttttaaaaatataactaaataaattaaataaaaacaaccttATAAGTACTGTACCTCTAAAATATTGATCTACATCGTCCTAATTGATCACGCCTCCATCCTTGGGGACAATCTAAGAGCGGAACACGTATAACTTGTCCCGTTACTATGTCCGTTTTCATCGTAGTAGTCGTCGTTAAGGAGGCGTTGCGAAGTTTCTCACGAAAATCAAAACTTGTACCGTAAACCAAATTAACTATCAACACTGTCAAAAACACAGTTTTAGCGTCCATTTTAACGCAATATGATTAAACCACTGCGTCACGTAAACTGCGTATATTATCGTGCAACGAAATCTAATCACCAAGGCTCTCTGCAAACACCATTCACATCCTTTACCTTGCCGTCTTTACAACGATCAGTGTTTATCGGCACATCGATCATACTTCCCTCTTTCTTGTCTTCACTACTACTTTCAAGATTTCCTGCTGTGTTTTTTGGCGAAATCGCATCTATGAAATTAGACACCGGATTTttgaaaatatctaaaaaatCGTTTGTAGAAAAAGTATCACTTTTAACAGGTATCAATAAATGAATAACAATAACGAACACTACTATTCGTGCGCACGGCGGTGACATTCTACAAAGCTAGGACCGTTCACTGTCGCGTCTCGACACAAATTTTTATCAACTAACAGCGTCTGCTGCACGTGTATATCATACACTTTATATCTATGATGTTTACAGCACCTACTTATGTAAAGAATTTTATCAGTAAGACGTTGATCTGATCAAGAATTAGTGTTCGTTTTTAAAGGGAAACTGATTTCCTGTTTGCTTAATCTAGGTACATTAATGACCGAATTATGACCGTGTTATTCAGGAActcaaaatgtattttacttccaGATTTTTAAACTATAGGTATACATCAGCTAAATCAGTAAATGGATATTTTACTTGTCCTATGCCTATTATTAAAAACCTGTTttcgtgtttaaaaaaaaattccttacttatttacatacagcATGGCCTCGGCAACAATCTGAGGCATTCTGAGGTCATATTTTATGagacaattttattgtaagcAAATAGCGATTTCTTGACCCTTGTTATAAGGTTCAgaatgaaaataaaagaaattttgTAATAGTTTGTAATTATGGCAGAAAAATGAAATACAGCGTATTTTgtaacataattaataaaacttggaaagaaaaaaaacctgGGGTGTATATGGCAACATTAgcagacaaaaatttagttttaagaagttTGATCCCTTTACACGAGCAAGGAGAAAGAAGTAGTAAGCTTTATTGCATCAATTGGCTCCTATTGCTTCCATCCTCGAATAACTAAATTGACCTCCGCCATCAAACCATTTGcctttaaatagttttattacattattacattCATGGAAGTTACTCACGAATCAATATGATGATagatattatgtacctacaaatgtaCGTGTGTAGAATGGCATGTGCTATTCTTTGAATTACTTTAGTTAGAAAATGTTACGTCATGATAACTGATATCTTTATTACTTACGCAAACTGTTACGAAGCTTGTAGGTATAGTCGGCATTAAAAAAAGTAGCGAATCTAACAAGACGCTAtataaaagtatctgccaccctcggTTACTTTTACAAATACCAAATACAGATATAATATATCTCGACAATGCAACGTTCGAAAATATCTGTAAGTCttaattgttttgttgttgtaatacataaatagatgtttataattttgttaatctattagagaatggtagatacttttgacgcatagtctgataCGCTACTTTTAATACTGACTGTACAAGGTAAATTGTTGATAAAGTGATTCAGCAAATAGTGTGgcaaccagtttttttttaaagtccgtCTTAGCTATATCTGTACCGCCTTGGCAGACCacacataaaattaataaaaaaagggaAACACAGGTAGTTGCATTTGTGTTTTATATTGTCTTTTAAAGTTGAATTTGTGTAAATAATGTTATAGTATGATTGGCCAGATTTTATTTACGACATACGTATTGACACTATGGAGGCCAAAGTTTGCTAGAGTCGCTATGAATATGTACAGACATATTTTGCAATACCAAAGTATAACAGTGTCATCATAATcgtaaatgtcaaatttctacaTATATGCCTCTACTCAGCTCACCGATAAATGCATGCGATTTGGTTTACAATGCGGCATTTGATAGAGTTCGTTGCACCTACTTAGCCtgcaattatctaaaatcgtATGCAATTAGGTCAGGTGAGTAAAGgccctatgaaaatatgacacttccactttgttctgtcaaagtcggcgcagagttagcttagacttATTCTAACAACCTAATTTGGTTTTTGACGTTTAGATTATCTAATTAGTCTAATTACAAACATATACAGTCAAAATAACTCGACGGCGTTAATAACGAATGATAACAAGTCAATTATTATACAAACTTAAGACCCGACTgctcaaaaaaaattaattagaatttttaGGTTTATTTCCAAGACCTGAGCAATGCAAGCCTTTAAGTTGGACTTCAAATGAATCGAACCAAAACTCAAGTGATGACCAACAGCAGGAAACGTACGGTTACGGTAGACGGGCAGACTATACACTATGTTGACGAGtatatttacttgggccagttaGTCTCTTTCAGCAACAGGCAAGACAAAGAAATCGAGCGCCGTGtcgaaaacgcctggaagagctactggtccatgaaagagctgatgaagggtagccttccactgtcactgaagcgaaaactcgtcgatatgtgtatcctgcccgtcctaacctacggtgctcaaacatggtcaacgggctattgagcgcagcattttaggtgtgaagaggaccgatcgtatccggaaccCGCAAAAAACCCGGAAAagcccgcattgctgacgtcggtgagaagactgctaggctcaaatgggactgggccggtcacgtctgccgcatgcatccagacagatgggctagcatagccaccaaatggatgccagaagaggggcgcggacccggcaggcccagacggagatggcgggacgacctagacacctttctcaacaactggccggaggaggcactatatcgggagtcgtggaagacaaggggagaggcctttgcccagcagtgggacaccataataggctagtaaaaaaaagttttggatATGATACATATTTTTTGGAAGTCTTTTCAatagctttcatttgatacccatattgctatgataagaaaaataaaacaccCCCCCTCTTTTTTTCATTTGCGGGctcaatatttaaaatgtatataaccTATGTTACTACCACAATTCTGACAAATTCAACGACACCTCGTATGTCAAAAACCTTCCAACTGTCTGGGATATAGGCGTGCCAAAGAAAtggatatacatacatagtcGTACATacgctcgaaaaacattaccctccttctgACGCTATTGGGTAAAAAACTGAATTTTAATTGGTAACTTGATTACATGTTTTCAAAACACGTAAATGCAAAATGTCTTAAAAATGTTGAAGAAATGTTGTGTTAAAGATTGTGGGAGTGAAAGCTTTGCTAATTGTGAAATATCATTTCACAAGTACGCCACATTtttcgataaaaatacaagacaacattgtcaaactcattagagtgactatgatgtcggcaggTTGTAAATCGGTCTTGCAGAATTCTTATTATTTACGTAGGTAATGTAAAAGTAAGTTTATCTAAATAGGTACGTCTTTATTTCTGCGATCTACAATGACGCTTACACTTAAAAAtactgaagtgtgcaaaagggaagcccACCTTTATGAACATACTGTGagtgagtgcgaaagaggcagactacaaatgaaaaaacgtgaccacttaaaatttcaatttatttagaaaatgacacacCCTACTAATATATTCCATGTCAACTGTCTTATCCTAATATACCACATACATATTACTTATGGTCACTAATGAGAAAGAGATGCAGGGCTCTggtttgacttctcatgtggacacactttttgatCAATGTACTCGATCCGGCTTATTAACTCTACATCCGTGCTGCTATCATAATACAGCACTGAACTTTGGAAGTGCCGTTGTTCGTTTAACAACTGTCCAGTATAGTCGTACTTTAAATTATGAGGTTTTGTTTGACCATTGACTTTATTTTCGGAGAGTAAAATTTTATCATAAATAGCTGATCTGAATATCGATACTTTTAGTTATCACAATTACGGCCCGTAGGTACATAACTTTTTGATTGATTGAGATTGATTTGATTGATTGTAAATGTATGTGAAAACATACCATTaaagtaataatagtacaaaacGATCAAGTATTGTACGTAATTTATCGGAAATAAACTCAATCGaacttactgtccgcgcgcgaattccttgcacggctgaggaatgttaggaatgttggacGTCATGACCAAGTCATGACAGAGTAATGTCATTTtatacgtacgggcgcggcgcacaccctcctacttcctcgacctccgaatgcagggaattggcgcgcggacagtaccgtCATCATGCAAAACATACCACGTTAGGAAAATGCCGACCACGGCAGCGGTATATCGATAAACACATATCGATGATAGCTCTTGCACACGGAGCATTTAGCTTGCGAATGCGCATGTTTAGATTTTTCGGAGGCTATATGCACAGGGTATCGGGTAActaacagtaacaaaatatcGACAATTTCCAATCACTATAAGCAATGGATCATCATCCATCCATAGGTAGGTACACGTCAAACATTCACTGTCTGTTTTTTTCTGTGGTTTAAGTAAAACACACTTGGTTGTAATATACTTAGAGTTAAAAGCGtggaaataatgaaataataaaaaaatatatatataataaaacatcTTACGATGTTGATGTCCGTTCAGATAAAGaatgtgaacattaaaattaaacattaattaacTATTCACATTGTGTTTATTTCAAATCATATTAAATTGACAGTTCTAGGTTTCAAGTTTTGCACTCGGCATTTTCGTCTGTAATATTGTAATTCTAGCTTCATAAAATATTatagcattttatttattttatttatttatttattttattttatttattaggaaaacttacagctgaagtaacacgttaggtaataacatagaagcagtgagccaattacaagtttccacagatagaacacacacacacacacattttacatTCTAAAAAACTATTTCATTGTGTGTGAACTGAAAACTGGACGAATGACGAGGTGCATAACTTTAATTGTAGAACAGCGATATACTGATAATAATTGACATCAAATTATCTTCGACTAGTTCTTTCCGCATCGCCTCATGTGCCTTGATTTCTTGTGCTGAAACAAATAATATCAATTAGGTATGtcattataatattgttaaacCGGCATCCGGTCAgactttaaaaatatagttaGTCGTAAGTATCCCCTAAAGATATGAATCCTGTGAACCTTTGTAGGTTTTATTTTAGATGTTAAATACACATTAAGTAGTATTATTTCctgtatcaaagaggatataataagatagagcggtactgtcatagtaaattttgtaaccactgtaaattcactgccatctatcgacatactttaaaactaaaaatgaagatttataaaaatacgttaaaatgtatttaaatatggatacctaaatgatttttttatttgcattaattatttttatatgattttgacccatgttctttcactgatatgcgttaaaattataaataacaaacgaaaccgtcaacgccctctatacgagagtaggccaaagctagtggcgccatctgatcgagaatcaaattttcgtgccacgttttttccttagactgtatccatctattacggagttatatctatctttgcctgtaTTAAGCTATTCCCGTGAGGTCTACGTAGCTCAGAGAAACACTGGCAGTTAAATGcgtaatgtcaaaaatatcaaaCACCTTTGTGTCCACTTTAAATGTAAGcttaacaaatttaattatagGTACTGACGTGATGGCTCGACTTTTCGTTGGAATCATCGCAATCCACTTCGTTGTTCTTGCTGTCTTCCTCAGACGACGATGAAGACGAAGACGATGAGGATGAGGATGAGGAAGAGGAAGAGTCATCCTTCTTGCCGTGCCCCTGAAACGTAATGGTTCTTGAATCACAGACTGTCCGCATTTCGATAACATTCTGAAGCATATATCGTGGGCTAATATTAAATTCTAAATTCTTACGAATGGAGTCACGATTTTACCCGTCAATACCTAAAGTCGCAAATTTCTTAACTCCATTTGAAGAAGTTAAGGGATTTGTTTGCGACTCTAGCAGCCGGTGACATATTAAGACTCGGTGAAGCTCTTGTTTTGCATAAATATGCGCTCGATTTTCATCTATGTCAGTCTTtctaatgaaaaatattgatgtgaaattcaaaatcaaaatatacgacatttaattacctacctatttactttACTTAACCTTGCTACCTCAAAATCAAATTAGAGTAGAAATATGGAAAATGCTGTAAAAGTTGAAGGACCGTTTCATCATTATTGCTCATTAGAGCCGCAATTGAGGCTCGCTCGAAGAAATCCGTCGGGAACCATTCTCAAAACAAACTGGAGTGTTCTGCGTGCACTACGGCTATTCAAACATTAATAACCAACCagtattaatatttatagtattacattgttatttttttttaacataaccTGTTGAAAGTTGAAATGACAGTAACATACCATGATTTCTAGTTCCGTTCCTTCATACAAtaggaaaaaagtaaaaatggccATACCTTTACGGCACTgacaatttttacaaaaaaatttcCTACACTGACATAAAAAGGGAATGTTGGTACAAtcgaatttgtttttttaacttgGCATGCATGTAGTTTAATCTGGTGTATTATAAAAATTGGAAGTACGGACAAtttgtcaattattttatttttgtttatggcttgttttttaaatacctaagatTTCTTTGAATAGTTGTGAAACAGGCGTAAATCCTTTTCTAAAAAAAGTACGTACCAGTATTTAACTAATATTCATTTTTTGTTTCATGTGTCCCTACAGACtatgtacttacctaagtaGTAATGGTTGTAGCTCTAGGCACCTTTAGGTAAACACTTtagttttatctaaaaatttaaatacatatagttTGGCAGTCCATTTCCGTCaatagaaaaaagcggcaaaaaaattTATGCGCAAAAGGTAAATACctctcatagaaaatttgaatttcgcgcctttttctactgacatagTGGGTTTGCCCAGAGTATAATTACTTACGCTTTTGCATCTCTTGTCATCTTCTTCAGATGaggatgatgacgatgatgatgacgaggaggaggaagaagaagacgaGTCGTCGCATTTGTTTTTCTTAAACAaaatattagatttatttagttacTGTCCTGCTGTTAGGTTAACTCCGTTAACTAATATCtaaaggggctcactgattatcagtccgccggacgatatcagcctgtcagttagaacgaaaatttgacagttccgaacaactgagaggccgatatcgtccggcggactggtaatcagtgggcccctaaagcaatattttttaagtagatACTTTTGAGAAGTATCAATGGTGGTGGTTATATAAGGCGACTTATTATAATTAGAGAGTAGAAGTTACAAAATGAGGCATAGCCGAGTATAATAACAagcccgagaattttaagatTTAATCAGAAACAAATAGACATGTTCATGACACAAATATGTAGTTGTCTACATCCGGATTCGATCCCATCAGGACCTCAAGCTTCGTAGAATTCGCAGCTATGCAgctttgtaggtaggtacttgttttAGGTATAAACTAAATACAGTTAAAGTATAAATAGGACGAATGCATGTTATGCTTGTAGGTTGTCCTCACTTTTCCTTCACCCTTGCTCTGATCTAAATTAGTTATCATTGGTTGACAATTTAACAATAACCTTGCCATTTATTCCCAATCATGTCAGGGTTGATAACGTGAATAACACatacactataaacaaaatacttactGCGACATCAACACTTAActactttaattaattatattatattatattataggacattcttacacagattgactaagtcccacagtaagctcaagaaggcttgtgttgtgggtacttagacaacgatatatataatatataaatacatagaaaacacccaagactcaggaacaaatatctgtgctcatcacacaaattaatgcccttaccgggattcgaacccaggaccattggcttcacaggcagggtcactacccactaggccagaccggtcgtcaaaacaacaatattcataacataatataattaaacaagaatattcatatttaagttataaaataaattataacattgGTGGATAAATAATTGTCACGTAATGTAatgcaattaattatttacataaatcaCTAATTACGATGAAACGCTTGTACCTAAATCGTTCTGTGAActaaggaaaataaaaaaatgaccaaatctAACTTCTAATCTAGGTCCTAGGTAAAGTATGACTTACGAAACCCTGTGCAAttgttagaataaatttaagtttatacCTTTTCGTCATCATCGCATCGGGAATGGTGACTGCTGCCTCTGAAATAacgtaaatttttaatttaagtttattgTTAAAACGAGTAATTAAATGATCCATCGACgatatttaattgattttaaaataGAAGATGTTGTCAATTATTGGGATCttagtttttatttactatGTCATATCTAACAACTCAGTAACAAGCCGTTGATGGTACGTGGTAGGGACCGTGCgggttttagtcactcgcgcgacatgtttgttgtttgtgtgactaaaacaagtgtctaaaccgtgaaattatttaattttgtttgatgatattttacagttagtattttccttgtattggtgtggtgaaaaattttgtgttttacttgGTGGCaacatttgtttaaccctcgtgccttgaaaccctcgcaacgctcaaaattcgtggtttaattttgttttttttcgcttgctcgggtatcaatattaacacgatagattaaacaataactttgcccccttgtaaaacaaataactattagtcaactaaaaaaagtttttggttTTTTAGCTGAGTAATCATTACCCCGCTGGCTGTGGTGAACCAAAAAAAAGGAAGACCGGCGCCCGCTATTTTCATTAAACATTTACCCTATCCCACTAACCCCAGGTTAACCCTTTAAACCAGTgtaaaattgtactggtaaccatggtaactccaggtttaaccggttaaccccaggttagtgggaCGGTGCTAGTGGCGCTTATTGTATTAATGTTAAACTCAGTGgtcagtggttgactggtagagaatgccttaaggcatatgGTCAGCCTTTTGTACTTattacttgttcttgtgcaatttgtgattattttttgcaatataGTATTTACCATCGCTAAACGTAATAGTGCTGAATTGACAAAATAATTTAAGCTCAAGAAAAAAAGTTTGTACCCGTAGGTTAAGTAAccaatattatttgttttattgtaattttcttGCAAACGTATTAAAACACGTCGTTTATTGTACGTGTGCAAGTATTATGTACTTGTCCCGCGTTTTTTATTCACGGCTCATAAAAGACGTCTCGAGACTcgtaaaacaaaatacttaGATAAAATAAGTGATCTTACTTGCATGTTGCTCTAGCGTCAGCAATGGCGAGTACAGCCAGAACGgccaatattataataatagttttattcATGGTTGACGTGCACAGCAGCTTTCTGAAATAGATAAAGGTTTTCTTATAACTTTTATTCAGCCAATTTAGTGTCActattgttaattattttagttacaaggtattaaatatcgatACCTCCTAAGTTTTTTGCAGGAGAGCCGTTCAAAGGTACAACGGAACGTTACTTCCTTATTTGTTAATGTAGTTCCATAAAATATTGGAGAAATCTCTTACATTACGTCTGCATTAATGAAATTCCAAAATTTACTGAGGTTTACGATATAAgagtatacagggtgaccttagccattggacaaaccatgaaatcccacgtagggttacttctcaggaatgatctaactttaatatgtttttaattaaaacaaaggataaaaaaaaatcaaacaaaaattaattccaataatcaacaacaaaaagaaacatgctgTATTAATCACTGGCAGTATTTTTGACAACTtcttcgaaaatgtgcggcaatgatgacatttgtcatgggtcagaatcttattaatgtcataaataaaaaaggtaatcaataaggtcgaagaaggtttcataccatttattacctcaggaacTATTAAAACaagctgctccaaagtaaaaaatcgtaatttgttaatttcttcataaccgctacaccggttgttacttgatatactgattctaaataccctaatgcatatatCGTAAATTTCGGGTTTTTCCAATTGCTAAGGACACCTGTATACACCAGTATACGCGTATTTTAGCGGAGCCAACAAGCACTTGATTCAGTATACGTCAAAAGTTAACAATATTTAGGATAA contains the following coding sequences:
- the LOC134741417 gene encoding growth-blocking peptide, long form-like yields the protein MKLPIVLVCCFISTILYSVEGGLVKDFFGKVKETAEVVHKDVHNIWRPESGNADKNNTEQTVTSPSTRPDPAKEGEHKIDEKTKDTKVSEITSSSSTTATKEHETKEDKHEETITAASETTTKKDERANFSGACQTNYRRTADGRCKLVGA
- the LOC134741848 gene encoding osteocalcin 2-like; amino-acid sequence: MNKTIIIILAVLAVLAIADARATCKGSSHHSRCDDDEKKNKCDDSSSSSSSSSSSSSSSSSEEDDKRCKSGHGKKDDSSSSSSSSSSSSSSSSSEEDSKNNEVDCDDSNEKSSHHHKKSRHMRRCGKN